The Serinus canaria isolate serCan28SL12 chromosome 18, serCan2020, whole genome shotgun sequence region CTACAATTATCTAACTCGAGAGCTAGCTCAGGccctttccttttaaaaaataggacCAAACAGTTTGAAGGGTTAAAGACACACTATCCTTTCCCCACCCGGTGTATCCTTAGATGCCTCTTCAAAGATGTCGACTTGAGGAAAAACTAGTTTCCGTGGTTTTCTCGTTGCAAGGAATTTACCACTTTTCTAGGACAGTTATTACCTCCAGTCAGTACAATGGCCACTGAACCGATCTTCCGTTCTAAAAGGATAGTGTATCTTTAACAGTGTAAGACAAACCTGCTCCAACACACGCCCACAGAAACTGGTCCCTGGAGGATCAGCCAAATCAGTTAAAATCTGCAATACTGGCCAATATTCTTTTAGCAAACAGGAGACCGCAGCTTTAAAGGGGAAAATGCAGATGTTGGATAAATACAGTAAGAAATAGTCATTTTCATCATAGGTTGTGTCTCatacaatattttattaaaaccaaGGCATTAATCttgcaataaaacattttctccgtttaaaaaaaaaattctccgTAGAAAACCCTTCAGTAATAATTTCCCTAAATCAATAACCAAAAATTCActgctcaagaaaaaaaaaaccaaaaccaacaactAACAATGTGCCCCACTAGGATTCACTTGGTTCAGGCTATTAATGCTCCAAGAACTACCCAACACCCCACCTAAGTGCTCTAATAAAGTAACATGCATCCTGTGCTGATCCCGGGGTACATTACCATGTTCCTAGGAGGATACAGCTCCTTCTTCTTCTGGAGACTTAGGAGGACTCTTAGACCTGGATCTAGAGTTGGATTCCCTCTTTGAGGCAGGGGGAGGGCTTCTAGATCTGGACCGGGATCTTGACCTGGATCGGGATCTGGAGACAGATGAGGACTTTGACTTGGATCTCCTGGCAGATCTGGACTTGGAGGTGGAGCGAGACCGAGAGCGTGTGCGAGACCGGGATTTGGATCGACTGTAGCGGGACCGACTGCGGGACCTAGAGCGGCTCCTGCTTCTAGATCGGCTGCGACGGCGTCTTCTAGGGCTAAAACACaccaggaggaaagaaaaaaaaaaagggcgCGTTAGAAGTTGCTCACGGATGACGGACTGGAGCGAGTGCTGCGGGACAGGGAAGGCAGAACAGGACGCACGTGGGCAAGAAAGTGAGTGTTACGAGGGCGCCATTGTTCAGAGTGAGTGGCCGGGGGCTAAACCTACTATAGGGCAAAACTCTTCCACTCCGAGGGAACCCCACGTGCCTGTGGTAGTAAACCTCTAGTAACCCCCCACTTCCTCTTCCCAGCCTCGCCGCGAAACTCACAGGATAAAGGGCACAGAATGCCAGGATCAGTCCGGTTGGACGGGGCAACAGTGGGTCACCCTCTCCAATCTCTCTGCTTAAGCAGGATCGGCCTAGAGCGCATGGCTCAACTCTATGTCCCTACCGTTCAGTGACGGAGACCTCGCTACCTCTCTAGGCAACCAACATGAAAACAAACGGCTCCCACTGCACAGGCGCACAGCAGAGGTTCATCTCATTTACTACCCAAACTCCGTTGCCCGTTCCTCGGCGCTCACCTGCGGCTGCGGCGGCCGTAGCCGCTGCTGCTGTACCGGCGGGGCGGCGGCCCGCGGCGGCTGTGGTGCGAGTCGGGCGGGCGGCCGTAGCGGGCCATCTGCACGCGGAGCTCCCGGCCGTCCAGCACCGCTCCGTCCATCGCATCCATCGCGTCCTCCGCGTCCCGCTTGTCGTGGAACCGCACGAAGGCGAAGCCGCGGCTCTCCTTGGTATAGCGGTCCCGGGGGATGTAGACGTCGCCCACGCGGCCGTATTTCTCAAACACCCTCCGGAGAGTGTCCGGGGAGGTGCGGTAGGTCAGGTTGTCCACCTTGAGGGACGTCATGCCCTCCACATCGGGCGGCGGGCGGCCGTAGCTCATGGTGAGCAGGAGCCCCTAAGGGGCGGCGGCGGACGAAGAGAATAAACCTGAGGGGTTCAAGGGGGTCAGCAGCCGGCGCGGCCCTGAGGGCGACGCGCCTCACGCCGCGGGGCGAGTCCAAAAAGGAGGAGAGCTACAGCGCATATGGGAAAGTCGCGGGGTCCGCACGGAGCAGCACCCACCTCAGGGTCCGAGGGGCGGCCCGAGGCCGGAGCGAAGCGCCAGGAGCGGCCACCCCGTCCCGCCGCGACGAGGAAATGAGAGGGAACCGCCCGCGCGCGCGGCTTAACGCCACAA contains the following coding sequences:
- the SRSF2 gene encoding serine/arginine-rich splicing factor 2; the protein is MSYGRPPPDVEGMTSLKVDNLTYRTSPDTLRRVFEKYGRVGDVYIPRDRYTKESRGFAFVRFHDKRDAEDAMDAMDGAVLDGRELRVQMARYGRPPDSHHSRRGPPPRRYSSSGYGRRSRSPRRRRRSRSRSRSRSRSRSRSRYSRSKSRSRTRSRSRSTSKSRSARRSKSKSSSVSRSRSRSRSRSRSRSPPPASKRESNSRSRSKSPPKSPEEEGAVSS